A window from Mycobacterium saskatchewanense encodes these proteins:
- a CDS encoding class II 3-deoxy-7-phosphoheptulonate synthase — MNWTVDIPIDQLPSLPPLPGDLRARLDAALALPAAQQPSWPAEQASAMRTVLESVPPVTVPSEIVRLQDHLAQVARGEAFLLQGGDCAETFVDNTEPHIRGNIRTLLQMAVVLTYGASMPVVKVARIAGQYAKPRSADIDALGLRSYRGDMINGFAPDAAAREHDPSRLVRAYANASAAMNLVRALTSSGLASLHLVHDWNREFVRTSPAGARYEALASEIDRGLKFMSACGVADRNLQTAEIYASHEALVLDYERAMLRLSDVEDGEPQLYDLSAHTVWIGERTRQLDGAHVAFAEVIANPIGVKIGPTMTPELAVEYVERLDPHNKPGRLTLVSRLGNGKVRDVLPPIIEKVQATGHQVIWQCDPMHGNTHESSNGYKTRHFDRIVDEVQGFFEVHRALGTHPGGIHVEITGENVTECLGGAQDISDTDLAGRYETACDPRLNTQQSLELAFLVAEMLRD, encoded by the coding sequence ATGAACTGGACCGTCGACATACCGATCGACCAGCTGCCGTCGCTGCCGCCGCTGCCGGGTGACCTGCGGGCCCGGCTCGACGCCGCCCTGGCCCTACCGGCCGCCCAGCAACCCAGTTGGCCCGCCGAACAGGCGTCGGCGATGCGCACGGTCCTCGAGAGCGTCCCGCCGGTGACCGTGCCCTCGGAGATCGTCCGGCTGCAGGACCACCTGGCCCAGGTCGCGCGCGGCGAGGCGTTCCTGTTGCAGGGCGGCGACTGCGCGGAAACGTTCGTCGACAACACCGAACCCCACATCCGCGGCAACATTCGTACGTTGCTGCAGATGGCGGTGGTGCTGACCTACGGGGCCAGCATGCCGGTGGTCAAGGTGGCCCGCATCGCCGGTCAGTACGCCAAGCCCCGGTCGGCCGACATCGACGCGCTGGGCCTGCGGTCCTACCGCGGTGACATGATCAACGGCTTCGCCCCGGACGCCGCGGCCCGCGAGCACGACCCGTCGCGGCTGGTGCGCGCCTACGCCAACGCCAGCGCGGCGATGAACCTGGTGCGCGCGCTGACCTCGTCGGGGCTGGCGTCGCTGCACCTCGTGCACGACTGGAACCGGGAGTTCGTCCGCACCTCGCCGGCCGGGGCACGGTACGAGGCGCTGGCCAGCGAGATCGACCGGGGCCTGAAGTTCATGAGCGCCTGCGGGGTGGCCGACCGCAACCTGCAGACCGCCGAGATCTACGCCAGCCACGAGGCTTTGGTGCTCGACTACGAGCGGGCCATGCTGCGGTTGTCGGACGTCGAGGACGGGGAACCGCAACTTTACGACCTGTCGGCGCACACCGTGTGGATCGGCGAGCGCACCCGTCAGCTCGACGGCGCGCACGTCGCGTTCGCCGAGGTGATCGCCAACCCGATCGGCGTGAAGATCGGGCCGACCATGACCCCCGAGCTCGCCGTCGAGTACGTGGAGCGACTCGACCCGCACAACAAGCCCGGCCGGCTGACGCTGGTGAGCCGGCTGGGCAACGGCAAGGTGCGCGACGTGCTGCCGCCGATCATCGAGAAGGTCCAGGCCACCGGCCATCAGGTGATCTGGCAGTGCGACCCGATGCACGGCAACACCCACGAATCGTCCAACGGTTACAAGACGCGGCACTTCGACCGCATCGTCGACGAGGTGCAGGGCTTTTTCGAGGTGCACCGCGCGCTGGGCACCCACCCCGGCGGCATCCACGTCGAGATCACCGGCGAGAACGTCACCGAATGTCTCGGTGGCGCGCAGGACATTTCGGACACCGATCTGGCGGGCCGCTACGAGACCGCGTGTGACCCGCGGCTGAACACCCAGCAGTCGCTGGAGCTCGCGTTCCTCGTGGCCGAGATGCTGCGCGACTGA
- a CDS encoding polyadenylate-specific 3'-exoribonuclease AS — translation MRYFYDTEFIEDGRTIELISIGVVAEDGREYYAVSTEFDPERAGSWVRANVLPKLPPPSSQVWRSRRQIRADLEEFFRIDDTDGVELWAWIAAYDHVALCQLWGTMPELPRALPRFTRELRQLWEDRGSPRLPPRPPDAHDALVDAREQLRRFRLITSDGR, via the coding sequence GTGCGGTATTTCTACGACACCGAGTTCATCGAGGACGGCCGCACCATCGAACTGATCTCCATCGGCGTCGTCGCCGAGGACGGCCGCGAGTACTACGCGGTGTCCACGGAGTTCGATCCCGAGCGCGCCGGCAGCTGGGTCCGCGCCAACGTGCTGCCCAAGCTGCCGCCGCCGTCGTCGCAGGTGTGGCGCTCGCGCCGGCAGATCCGGGCGGACCTCGAGGAGTTCTTTCGGATCGACGACACCGACGGGGTCGAGCTGTGGGCGTGGATCGCGGCCTACGACCATGTGGCGTTGTGCCAGCTGTGGGGCACGATGCCGGAATTGCCGCGGGCGCTGCCCCGCTTCACCCGGGAGCTTCGCCAGCTGTGGGAGGACCGGGGATCCCCCCGGCTGCCGCCGCGGCCACCGGACGCCCACGACGCGCTGGTCGACGCGCGCGAGCAGTTGCGCCGATTCCGGCTCATCACCTCCGACGGCCGGTGA
- a CDS encoding glycosyltransferase 87 family protein, translated as MSGTQAPGAGLPTRRGSRRALIWCPLWLLALAGLGYAAWQLFGHTPYRIDIDVYQMGGQAWLNGRPLYHGDVMFHTPIGIDLPFTYPPLAAIVFCPFAWLHMPAASVAITALTLMLLIVSTAVVLARLDVWNTSAVLPGPAWLRRLWLAVAIAAPATIWLEPIASNFAFGQINVVLMTVVIADCVPRRTPWPRGVLLGLGIALKLTPAVFLLYFLLRRDNRAALTAVGSFAAATLIGFALAWDDSWEYWTRTVHHTDRIGAAALNTDQNIAGALARTGIAEQQRFLLWVAASLLVLGLTVWAMRRVLRAGEPVLAIVCVALFGLVVSPVSWSHHWVWALPAVLVTGVLAWRRRSLALGAVAAAGVALMRWSPIDLMPKHHETAASWWRQLVGMSYVWWALAVLVVAGLAVTARTPSRDADDPAADADERRQLSDVGG; from the coding sequence ATGAGTGGAACGCAGGCGCCCGGCGCGGGCCTCCCAACCAGACGTGGCTCCCGGCGGGCGCTGATCTGGTGTCCGCTCTGGCTGCTGGCCCTGGCGGGGCTCGGCTACGCCGCCTGGCAGTTGTTCGGCCACACGCCCTACCGGATCGACATCGACGTCTATCAGATGGGCGGCCAGGCGTGGCTGAACGGCCGCCCGCTGTACCACGGCGACGTGATGTTCCACACCCCAATCGGGATCGACCTGCCGTTCACCTATCCCCCACTGGCGGCGATCGTGTTCTGCCCGTTCGCCTGGCTGCACATGCCGGCCGCGAGCGTCGCGATCACGGCGCTGACGCTGATGCTGCTGATCGTCTCGACCGCCGTCGTGCTGGCGCGGCTCGACGTGTGGAACACCTCCGCCGTGCTGCCCGGGCCGGCGTGGCTGCGCCGGCTGTGGCTGGCCGTGGCCATCGCGGCGCCCGCGACGATCTGGCTGGAACCGATCGCGTCGAACTTCGCCTTCGGTCAGATCAACGTCGTGCTGATGACCGTGGTGATCGCCGACTGCGTGCCGCGGCGCACCCCGTGGCCCCGAGGCGTGCTGCTCGGCCTGGGCATCGCGCTCAAGCTGACCCCGGCGGTGTTTCTGCTCTACTTCCTGCTCCGGCGCGACAACCGCGCGGCGCTGACGGCGGTGGGCTCGTTCGCGGCGGCCACGCTGATCGGCTTCGCGCTGGCGTGGGACGACTCGTGGGAGTACTGGACCCGCACCGTGCACCACACCGACCGGATCGGCGCCGCGGCGCTCAACACCGACCAGAACATCGCGGGCGCCCTCGCCCGCACGGGAATCGCGGAGCAGCAACGCTTCCTGCTGTGGGTGGCGGCGTCGCTGCTGGTGCTGGGCCTGACGGTCTGGGCGATGCGACGGGTGCTGCGGGCCGGTGAGCCGGTGCTGGCGATCGTCTGCGTGGCGCTGTTCGGGCTGGTGGTGTCGCCGGTGTCGTGGTCGCACCACTGGGTGTGGGCGCTGCCGGCCGTGCTGGTGACCGGCGTGTTGGCCTGGCGGCGGCGCAGCCTGGCGCTGGGGGCGGTCGCCGCCGCCGGGGTGGCGCTGATGCGCTGGTCACCGATCGACCTGATGCCCAAGCACCACGAGACGGCGGCGTCCTGGTGGCGACAGCTCGTCGGGATGTCGTACGTGTGGTGGGCGCTGGCGGTCCTCGTCGTGGCGGGACTCGCGGTCACCGCCCGCACGCCGTCGCGGGACGCCGACGATCCGGCCGCGGACGCCGACGAACGCCGGCAGCTCAGCGACGTCGGGGGCTAG
- a CDS encoding lysophospholipid acyltransferase family protein — MYYWLFKYILLGPLLALLGRPKVEGLEHVPSSGPAILASNHLAVMDSFYLPLVVRRRITFLAKSEYFTGTGLKGWFKRWFFTAVGQVPIDRTNADAAQAALETAERLLRQGKLLGMYPEGTRSPDGRLYKGKTGLARLALHTNVPVIPVAMIGTNVVNPPGTGMLRFGRVTVRFGKPMDFSRFEGLAGNRFIERAVTDEVIYELMRLSGQEYVDIYAASVKDRGNGDAPTSASARIPESAVG; from the coding sequence ATGTACTACTGGCTATTCAAGTACATCCTGCTGGGCCCGCTGCTCGCGTTGCTCGGTCGCCCGAAAGTCGAAGGGCTGGAACATGTTCCGAGTTCCGGCCCGGCGATACTCGCCAGCAATCACCTCGCGGTGATGGACAGCTTCTATCTGCCGCTGGTGGTGCGCCGCCGGATCACCTTCCTGGCGAAGTCGGAGTACTTCACCGGAACCGGCCTGAAGGGCTGGTTCAAGCGCTGGTTCTTCACCGCCGTCGGCCAGGTGCCGATCGACCGCACCAACGCCGACGCCGCGCAGGCCGCGCTGGAAACCGCCGAGCGCCTGCTGCGCCAGGGCAAGCTGCTGGGCATGTATCCGGAGGGCACCCGCTCTCCCGACGGCCGGCTGTACAAGGGCAAGACCGGGCTGGCCCGGCTCGCGCTGCACACCAACGTCCCGGTGATCCCGGTCGCGATGATCGGCACGAACGTCGTCAACCCGCCCGGCACGGGCATGTTGCGGTTCGGCCGGGTGACGGTCCGCTTCGGCAAGCCGATGGACTTCTCCCGTTTCGAGGGCCTGGCCGGTAACCGCTTCATCGAGCGCGCCGTCACCGACGAGGTGATCTACGAGCTGATGCGGCTCTCCGGGCAGGAGTACGTCGACATCTACGCCGCCAGCGTCAAGGATCGCGGCAACGGCGACGCGCCGACCAGCGCGTCCGCGCGGATCCCCGAGAGCGCCGTCGGCTAG
- a CDS encoding ArsA family ATPase encodes MSESTESRAPAPARISLFVGKGGVGKSTLACATAVSDANAGGRVLLVSTDQAHSLGDVLGAPVPASGGDGLVRVLADLDAGPAEGGGFLDALALDTLALLESRWQGVVDALDRQFPNSEFGTVAPQELSALPGVQEVLGLHAVGELAASGRWDRVVVDCASTADALRMLTLPATVGLYVERAWPRHRRLSATGDDAHSAALIELLERISGSVERLGALLADGELVDAHLVLTPERVVAAEAVRTLGSLALMGVRVEELIVNQMLVEDQSYEYRNLPDHPAFEWYAERIAEQRAVLDELDATIGDVALVLTPHLSGEPIGPKALGALLDAARRRGGAAPPGPLRPIVDLESGSGLGSTYRMRLALPQLDPATLTLGRVDDDLIVSVGGLRRRVRLASVLRRCTIVDAKIRGSELTVRFRPDPEVWPK; translated from the coding sequence CTGAGTGAGTCCACCGAATCTCGGGCTCCTGCCCCGGCCCGGATCAGCCTCTTCGTCGGCAAAGGTGGGGTAGGCAAGTCCACGCTCGCGTGCGCCACCGCGGTCAGCGACGCGAACGCAGGGGGCCGCGTGCTGCTGGTGTCCACCGACCAGGCGCACTCGCTGGGCGACGTGCTCGGGGCGCCGGTGCCGGCGAGCGGCGGGGACGGGCTGGTCCGGGTGCTGGCCGACCTGGACGCCGGGCCGGCCGAGGGCGGCGGCTTTCTCGACGCGCTGGCGTTGGACACCCTGGCCCTGCTCGAGAGCCGGTGGCAGGGGGTGGTCGACGCGCTGGATCGGCAGTTCCCCAACTCCGAGTTCGGTACCGTTGCGCCCCAAGAGCTTTCCGCTTTGCCCGGGGTTCAGGAGGTGCTCGGCCTGCACGCCGTCGGCGAGCTGGCCGCGTCCGGACGATGGGATCGCGTCGTCGTCGACTGCGCCTCGACCGCGGACGCCCTGAGGATGCTGACGCTGCCCGCCACCGTCGGGCTCTATGTCGAGCGGGCGTGGCCCCGCCATCGCCGGTTGTCCGCCACCGGCGACGACGCTCACTCGGCGGCGCTCATCGAGCTGCTGGAGCGCATCAGCGGCAGCGTCGAACGCCTCGGCGCGTTGCTCGCCGACGGTGAGCTGGTCGACGCCCACCTGGTGCTGACCCCGGAACGGGTGGTCGCCGCCGAAGCGGTCCGGACGCTCGGTTCCCTCGCGCTGATGGGCGTGCGCGTCGAGGAGCTGATCGTCAACCAGATGCTCGTCGAGGACCAGTCCTACGAGTACCGCAACCTGCCCGACCACCCCGCGTTCGAGTGGTACGCCGAACGCATTGCCGAACAACGTGCCGTCCTCGACGAGCTCGACGCCACGATCGGCGACGTGGCACTCGTGCTGACCCCCCACCTGTCCGGCGAGCCGATCGGCCCCAAGGCACTGGGCGCGCTGCTCGACGCCGCCCGTCGTCGCGGCGGAGCGGCCCCGCCGGGACCGCTGCGGCCGATCGTCGACCTCGAATCCGGATCCGGTCTTGGGTCGACATACCGGATGCGGCTAGCGTTGCCCCAACTCGATCCCGCGACCCTGACCCTCGGCCGCGTCGACGACGATCTGATCGTCAGCGTCGGCGGGCTGCGGCGCCGGGTTCGATTGGCGTCGGTGCTGCGCCGGTGCACGATAGTGGACGCCAAAATTCGGGGTAGTGAGCTGACAGTTCGTTTTCGACCGGATCCGGAGGTGTGGCCTAAGTGA
- a CDS encoding SRPBCC family protein, which translates to MAEKTTQTIYIEADPGTVMDVIADIDSYPEWISEYKEAEVQEKDADGYPKLARFVLDAAVLKDTMVMSYQWPADRKSVSWTLVSGSLLRSLEGSYRLAPKGSGTEVTYELSVDLAVPMIGLLKRKAERRLTDTALKDLKKRVEG; encoded by the coding sequence GTGGCGGAGAAGACGACGCAGACCATCTACATCGAGGCCGACCCCGGCACCGTGATGGACGTGATCGCGGACATCGATTCCTATCCGGAGTGGATCTCGGAATACAAGGAAGCCGAGGTGCAGGAGAAGGACGCCGACGGCTATCCGAAGCTCGCCCGGTTCGTGCTGGATGCGGCCGTCCTCAAGGACACGATGGTCATGTCCTACCAGTGGCCCGCGGACCGGAAGTCGGTGAGCTGGACACTCGTCTCGGGCTCGCTGCTGCGCTCCCTCGAGGGGTCATACCGCTTGGCGCCCAAGGGTTCCGGCACCGAGGTGACCTACGAGCTGTCGGTGGACCTGGCCGTCCCGATGATCGGATTGCTCAAGCGCAAGGCTGAGCGCCGATTGACCGACACCGCGCTGAAAGACCTGAAGAAACGAGTCGAGGGCTGA
- a CDS encoding polyketide cyclase / dehydrase and lipid transport, which produces MNSIQIADETFVAADGARVGAAIADRSSWRRWWPDLRLQVVEDRGDKGIRWTVTGALTGTMEIWLEPSLDGVVLHYFLHAEPTGLAAWQLAKLNLPKLTHRRRVAGKKMAFEVKTTLERLRPVGVSPVV; this is translated from the coding sequence GTGAACAGCATCCAGATCGCCGACGAGACGTTTGTCGCGGCTGACGGGGCACGGGTCGGCGCCGCGATCGCCGACAGGTCGAGCTGGCGGCGGTGGTGGCCCGACCTGCGGCTGCAGGTGGTCGAGGACCGCGGCGACAAGGGCATCCGCTGGACGGTCACCGGCGCACTGACCGGCACCATGGAGATCTGGCTGGAGCCCTCGCTCGACGGTGTGGTGCTGCACTACTTCCTGCACGCCGAGCCCACCGGCCTGGCGGCGTGGCAGCTGGCCAAGCTGAACCTGCCGAAATTGACGCACCGCCGGCGCGTGGCGGGGAAGAAAATGGCGTTCGAGGTCAAGACGACGCTGGAACGTCTCCGTCCGGTAGGGGTTTCTCCGGTAGTTTAG
- a CDS encoding AMP-dependent synthetase/ligase, translated as MRQYSVPAHFSVGEQDHIAATVFAHERENPDFVIYRRQVEGEWTDVTCAEAACQIRFAALGLISMGVQAGDRVSIFSATCYEWAILDLAILSVGAVTVPIYETSSAEQVRWVLQDSEAVLAFAETDAHAAIVTELSTELPALRRVLHINGSGPKALDQLVEAGASVDAAELTARQDALRADHPATLIYTSGTTGRPKGCQLTHSNLLHEIRGTKESLPTLLHEGQRLLIFLPLAHVLARALTLAAFANKVTVGFTSDIKNLLPMFAVFKPTVVVSVPRVFEKVYNTAEQNAANDGKGRIFALAAQTAVDWSQAHEGGGRPGLALRAKHALFDRLVYHKLRAALGGECHASVSGGAPLGARLGHFYRGVGLTIHEGYGLTETSAAITVNRVGDVKIGTVGTLVPGNSLRIAEDGELLVRGGVVFSGYWHNEQATAEAFTDGWFRTGDLGAVDDDGFLTITGRKKEIIVTAGGKNVAPAVLEDQLRAHPLISQAMVVGDAKPFIGALITIDPEAFEGWKQRNHKPSGASVGDLATDPDLVAEVDAAVKNANLAVSHAESIRKFRILPVDFTEDSGELTPTMKVKRKVVAEKFATDIEAIYEKD; from the coding sequence GTGCGTCAGTACAGTGTCCCCGCCCACTTTTCCGTCGGCGAGCAGGACCACATCGCGGCGACGGTCTTCGCCCACGAGCGCGAGAACCCCGATTTCGTCATCTACCGCCGCCAGGTCGAGGGCGAGTGGACCGACGTCACGTGCGCCGAGGCCGCTTGCCAAATCCGTTTCGCCGCATTGGGTTTGATCTCGATGGGGGTGCAGGCCGGCGACCGGGTGTCGATCTTCTCGGCCACCTGCTACGAGTGGGCGATCCTGGACCTGGCGATCCTGTCCGTCGGCGCCGTCACCGTGCCGATTTACGAGACGTCGTCGGCCGAGCAGGTCCGCTGGGTGCTGCAGGACTCCGAAGCGGTGCTGGCGTTCGCCGAGACGGACGCGCATGCGGCGATCGTCACCGAGCTCAGCACCGAGCTGCCGGCCCTGCGGCGGGTGCTGCACATCAACGGGTCCGGCCCGAAGGCGCTCGACCAGCTCGTCGAGGCCGGGGCGTCGGTCGACGCCGCCGAGCTGACCGCCCGCCAGGACGCGCTGCGCGCCGACCATCCGGCGACGCTGATCTACACCTCGGGAACCACCGGGCGCCCCAAGGGCTGCCAGCTCACCCACTCCAACCTGCTGCACGAGATCCGCGGCACGAAGGAGAGCCTGCCCACCCTGCTGCACGAGGGCCAGCGACTGCTGATCTTCCTGCCGCTGGCCCACGTCCTGGCCCGGGCGCTCACCCTGGCCGCGTTCGCCAACAAGGTCACCGTCGGGTTCACCAGCGACATCAAGAACCTGCTGCCGATGTTCGCGGTGTTCAAGCCGACGGTGGTGGTGTCGGTGCCGCGAGTCTTCGAGAAGGTGTACAACACCGCCGAGCAGAACGCGGCCAACGACGGCAAGGGCCGGATCTTCGCGCTCGCCGCGCAGACCGCGGTGGATTGGAGCCAGGCCCACGAGGGCGGCGGCAGGCCCGGGCTGGCGCTGCGCGCCAAGCATGCCCTGTTCGACCGGCTGGTCTACCACAAGCTGCGCGCGGCGCTGGGCGGCGAGTGCCACGCGTCCGTCTCCGGCGGCGCACCGCTGGGGGCGCGGCTGGGCCACTTCTACCGCGGCGTGGGCCTGACGATCCACGAGGGCTACGGGCTGACCGAGACCAGCGCGGCGATCACCGTCAACCGGGTCGGTGATGTCAAGATCGGCACGGTTGGAACGCTGGTCCCCGGCAACAGCCTGCGCATCGCCGAGGACGGCGAGCTGCTGGTGCGCGGCGGCGTGGTGTTCAGCGGTTACTGGCACAACGAACAGGCCACCGCCGAGGCCTTCACCGACGGCTGGTTCAGGACGGGCGACCTCGGCGCGGTCGACGACGACGGCTTCCTCACGATCACCGGCCGCAAGAAGGAGATCATCGTGACCGCCGGCGGCAAGAACGTCGCCCCCGCGGTGCTCGAGGATCAGCTGCGGGCACACCCGTTGATCAGTCAGGCGATGGTCGTCGGGGACGCCAAGCCGTTCATCGGCGCGCTGATCACCATCGACCCCGAGGCGTTCGAGGGCTGGAAGCAGCGCAACCACAAGCCGTCCGGCGCCTCGGTGGGCGATCTGGCGACCGATCCCGACCTGGTCGCCGAGGTGGACGCGGCCGTCAAGAACGCCAATCTGGCTGTCTCGCATGCGGAATCGATCCGCAAATTCCGGATTCTGCCCGTGGACTTCACCGAGGACAGCGGGGAGCTGACCCCGACGATGAAGGTGAAGCGCAAGGTGGTGGCCGAGAAGTTCGCCACCGACATCGAAGCGATCTACGAGAAGGACTAG
- the pimB gene encoding GDP-mannose-dependent alpha-(1-6)-phosphatidylinositol monomannoside mannosyltransferase → MSRVLLVTNDFPPRPGGIQSYLGEFVGRLVRSGSHSVTVYAPQWKGADTYDAAAGYRVVRHPGTLMLPVPTVDARMRRLIADDGVDTVWFGAAAPLALLAGRARRAGARRVVASTHGHEVGWSMLPVARSVLRRIGDDTDVVTFVSRYTRSRFAPAFGPKARLEYLPPGVDTDRFRPDPLARAELRDRYGLGGRPTVVCVSRLVPRKGQDTLIRALPSIRRRVDGAALVIVGGGPYLDTLRKLARECGVADDVTFTGGVPAAELPAHHALADVFAMPCRTRGGGMDVEGLGIVFLEASATGVPVIAGRSGGAPETVRHNETGLVVDGRSVHDVADAVAGVLGDRDRAAAMGAAGRRWVTEQWRWDTLATRLGELLRA, encoded by the coding sequence GTGAGCCGGGTCCTGCTCGTCACCAATGACTTTCCGCCCCGGCCGGGCGGCATCCAGTCCTATCTGGGCGAATTCGTCGGCCGGTTGGTCCGCTCCGGGTCCCACTCGGTGACGGTGTACGCCCCGCAGTGGAAGGGCGCCGACACTTACGACGCGGCGGCCGGCTACCGCGTGGTGCGCCATCCGGGCACGCTGATGCTGCCGGTGCCGACCGTCGACGCCCGGATGCGCCGCCTGATCGCCGACGACGGCGTCGACACCGTCTGGTTCGGCGCGGCCGCCCCGCTGGCGCTGCTCGCGGGGCGCGCCCGGCGGGCCGGCGCCCGGCGGGTCGTGGCGAGCACGCACGGGCACGAGGTCGGCTGGTCGATGCTGCCGGTCGCCCGCTCGGTGCTGCGCCGCATCGGCGACGACACCGACGTCGTCACCTTCGTCAGCCGCTACACCCGCTCCCGGTTCGCCCCGGCCTTCGGGCCCAAGGCGCGGCTCGAATACCTGCCGCCCGGCGTGGACACCGACCGCTTCCGCCCCGATCCGCTTGCGCGCGCCGAGCTGCGCGACCGCTACGGGCTGGGCGGGCGGCCGACCGTGGTGTGCGTGTCCCGGCTCGTGCCGCGCAAGGGTCAGGACACGTTGATCAGGGCGCTGCCGTCGATCCGGCGACGCGTCGACGGGGCCGCCCTGGTCATCGTCGGGGGCGGCCCCTATCTGGACACGCTGCGCAAGCTGGCTCGCGAGTGCGGGGTCGCCGACGACGTGACGTTCACCGGCGGCGTGCCGGCCGCCGAACTGCCCGCCCACCACGCGCTGGCCGACGTGTTCGCGATGCCGTGCCGCACCCGCGGCGGGGGCATGGACGTCGAGGGCCTGGGCATCGTCTTCCTGGAGGCCTCGGCGACTGGCGTGCCGGTGATCGCCGGCAGGTCGGGCGGCGCTCCGGAAACCGTGCGGCACAACGAGACTGGCTTGGTGGTCGATGGGCGCTCGGTGCACGACGTCGCCGACGCCGTCGCCGGGGTGCTCGGCGATCGCGACCGGGCCGCCGCGATGGGCGCGGCCGGGCGCCGCTGGGTCACCGAGCAGTGGCGCTGGGACACGCTGGCCACCCGGCTGGGCGAACTGCTGCGCGCCTAG
- a CDS encoding eCIS core domain-containing protein, translating into MLAWVFVVELIAAAAVPFDATIDRRARPAQVVTPARGQVGSATKTIAAGDRTVRLVSPGGLPADRLLSRVASDIGAAVSAVEAFWGVDWSREISVVAARTDEEFRAAAGGGPASQWADIAAVTVADRVDPARRLAVGQRIVFAPGAAGMSAPALRIVLAHELFHYAARVDTAADAPRWLTEGVADFVARPRTPVPRDAVPVPLTLPSDAELDQPGSQRSLGYDRAWWFARFVADTYGAPKLRELYLAACGIRHPDVPTAVHDVLGVDPSGLLVRWRQWLTG; encoded by the coding sequence CTGCTGGCCTGGGTCTTCGTCGTCGAGCTGATCGCGGCCGCGGCCGTCCCGTTCGACGCCACGATCGATCGCCGGGCGCGCCCCGCGCAGGTCGTCACGCCCGCGCGCGGCCAGGTCGGCTCGGCGACGAAGACCATCGCCGCCGGCGACCGCACGGTCCGCCTCGTCAGCCCCGGCGGCCTGCCCGCCGACCGACTGCTGTCCCGGGTGGCGTCGGACATCGGCGCCGCGGTCAGCGCGGTGGAGGCCTTCTGGGGAGTGGACTGGTCCCGCGAAATCTCGGTGGTCGCGGCGCGCACCGACGAGGAGTTCCGCGCGGCCGCCGGCGGGGGACCGGCGTCGCAGTGGGCCGACATCGCGGCCGTGACGGTGGCCGACCGCGTCGACCCCGCGCGCCGGCTGGCCGTCGGGCAGCGGATCGTATTCGCCCCGGGCGCGGCCGGCATGAGCGCGCCGGCGCTCCGAATAGTGTTGGCGCACGAGCTTTTTCACTACGCCGCGCGCGTCGACACCGCCGCGGACGCGCCCCGCTGGCTCACCGAGGGGGTGGCCGACTTCGTCGCCCGACCGCGCACCCCGGTGCCGCGCGACGCGGTGCCGGTACCGCTCACGCTGCCGTCGGATGCCGAGCTGGACCAGCCCGGGTCGCAGCGGTCGCTCGGCTACGACCGGGCCTGGTGGTTCGCCCGTTTCGTCGCCGACACATACGGGGCGCCGAAGCTGCGTGAGCTATACCTGGCCGCATGCGGCATCCGGCACCCCGACGTCCCCACCGCCGTCCACGACGTCCTGGGCGTCGACCCTTCCGGGTTGCTGGTGCGCTGGCGCCAGTGGCTGACCGGCTAG